A window from Fragaria vesca subsp. vesca linkage group LG5, FraVesHawaii_1.0, whole genome shotgun sequence encodes these proteins:
- the LOC101291147 gene encoding uncharacterized membrane protein At1g06890-like, producing the protein MLNFFVRKDVRKILKRKDSDAGERGKALEDLRSSLFNVFRSPEGAKRQQQQLCGPATALTFNFVVAVGIIFMNKLVLKVVGFQFPIFLTFIHYVVSWLLMAILKSLSILPASPSKSARISTLFTLGFVMALSTGLANVSLKYNSVGFYQMSKIAVTPSIVLAEFVLYNKRVSFSKVLTLAVVSFGVAVATVTDLQFHLFGACIALAWIIPSAINKILWSSLQQQENWTALALMWKTTPVTLFFLVALIPWLDPPGALSFNWSFNNTSAILMSAILGFLLQWSGALALGATSAVTHVVLGQFKTCVILLGNYYLFSSNPGKTSICGAFTAIAGMSIYTYLNLRQQSSRTSPRQASTLPKSKLSKENGNHDGNYGAESV; encoded by the exons ATGTTGAATTTCTTTGTGAGGAAAGATGTCAGGAAGATCCTCAAACGCAAGGATAGTGATGCTGGTGAAAGAG GAAAAGCTCTTGAAGACTTGCGGTCTTCTCTGTTCAATGTTTTCCGCTCACCTGAAGGTGCAAAGCGTCAACAGCAACAATTATGTGGCCCTGCAACTGCTCTGACATTCAATTTTGTAGTAGCTGTTGGTATAATTTTCATGAACAAATTG GTGCTCAAAGTTGTCGGGTTCCAGTTTCCTATATTTCTTACGTTTATACACTATGTTGTAAGCTGGTTATTGATGGCCATTCTGAAATCTCTGTCTATCCTCCCTGCATCTCCCTCAAAATCGGCTCGCATATCTACGTTATTTACTCTTGGCTTTGTTATGGCTCTATCTACTGGCCTTGCTAATGTTAGCTTAAAGTATAATAG TGTGGGCTTTTATCAGATGTCTAAGATTGCGGTTACGCCATCAATTGTTCTTGCAGAATTTGTACTCTACAATAAGAGAGTGTCTTTCTCCAAG GTCCTAACACTTGCAGTAGTATCTTTTGGTGTCGCAGTGGCTACTGTAACGGATCTGCAATTCCATCTCTTTGGAGCTTGTATAGCATTAGCATGGATAATACCCAGTGCAATCAACAAGATTCTATGGTCTAGCCTGCAACAGCAGGAGAATTGGACAGCCTTGGC ATTAATGTGGAAGACAACGCCAGTTACTTTATTTTTTCTTGTTGCATTGATACCCTGGTTGGATCCACCTGGTGCTCTCTCCTTTAATTGGAGCTTTAATAATACCTCGGCAATTCTCATGTCAGCTATTCTCGGCTTCTTACTTCAGTGGTCTGGTGCCCTAGCTCTTGG GGCTACATCTGCTGTTACACATGTTGTTCTTGGTCAATTTAAAACATGTGTCATTCTGCTTGGAAACTACTACCTCTTTAGTTCCAATCCAGGCAAGACCAGTATTTGTGGGGCCTTCACAGCAATCGCTGGAATGTCTATATACACTTACCTAAACTTGAGGCAGCAATCAAGCAGAACATCCCCACGACAAGCCTCAACATTACCAAAATCTAAACTGAGTAAAGAAAATGGCAACCATGATGGAAATTATGGGGCTGAATCTGTCTAA